In Candidatus Desulforudis audaxviator MP104C, a genomic segment contains:
- the rpoB gene encoding DNA-directed RNA polymerase subunit beta has translation MPFVKPRERRLFGKLREVLDLPDLVEVQKRSYDWFLDKGLREVFHDISPIQDFTGNLVLEFLDYQLGEPKYTVQECKDRDVTFAAPMRIKVRLINRETGEVKEQDVFMGDFPLMTEKGTFIINGAERVIVSQLVRSPGVYFDIQPDPSGKQIYSATVIPNRGAWLEFETDVQDQIWVRVDRTRKIPATVLIKALGFGNKARILDLFDQHKSIQETLNKDNTDSEEDALIEIYKRLRPGEPPTADSARSLLETLFFDPKRYDLAAVGRYKLFKKLKHGVLYRFDKEQSGRTEFDPYLKQEVPVEREFIRELTREDILATVRYLIRLMQGEGRADDIDHLGNRRLRSVGELLQNQFRIGLARMERVVRERMTIQDVEVITPQALINIRPVVASIKEFFGSSQLSQFMDQTNPLAELTHKRRLSALGPGGLSRERAGFEVRDVHHSHYGRVCPIETPEGPNIGLIGSLTTYARVNEFGFIETPYQKVDKEKRRVTEEIVYLTADEEEEYVIAQANVELDENGHFVENRVDCRYRGEIMVVDAGRVDYVDVSPKQVFSVATSLIPFLEHDDANRALMGANMQRQAVPLLISEAPFIGTGIEAKAAYDSGVLVIAERGGVAERVTATEIKIRTSSGAVDHYRLTKFGRSNQGTCFNQRPIISRGDRIAAGQVIADGPCTDHGELALGRNVLTAFMPWEGYNYEDAILVSEKLVKEDLYTSIHIEEYECDARDTKLGPEEITRDIPNVGDEALKDLDDRGVIRIGAEVRSGDILVGKVTPKGETELTAEERLLRAIFGEKAREVRDTSLRVPHGESGKVVDVKVFSRENGDELPPGVNRLVRVYVAQKRKLSEGDKMAGRHGNKGVIARIMPEEDMPFMPDGTPIEVVLNPLGVPSRMNIGQVFESHLGWAAKILGYNIATPVFSGASEAEIIRTLEESGLPTDGKVRLRDGRTGKEFDNPVTVGYLYMLKLAHLVDDKIHARSTGPYSLVTQQPLGGKAQFGGQRFGEMEVWALEAYGAAYTLQEILTVKSDDVVGRVKTYEAIVKGENVPEPGVPESFKVLVKELQSLGLDVKVLTEENTEIEIKELDEDVTETGKELGLDFRMPEPRTKAVSVEEEDDIQDGGVLLHDTEAQADDGDEEDEEELEKPLRGLFPLVVEEEEIDEDDELGGSFEEEADGEEEGESDDN, from the coding sequence ATGCCCTTCGTTAAGCCCAGGGAGCGTCGTCTTTTTGGTAAACTCCGAGAGGTCCTCGATCTTCCCGACCTGGTAGAGGTTCAGAAGCGTTCTTACGACTGGTTTTTGGACAAGGGGCTGCGCGAGGTATTCCACGACATCTCTCCGATCCAGGATTTCACCGGTAACCTGGTGCTGGAATTTCTGGACTACCAGTTGGGGGAACCCAAGTACACCGTTCAGGAGTGCAAAGACCGCGACGTTACCTTTGCCGCCCCGATGCGGATTAAGGTCCGTCTGATCAACCGGGAGACCGGCGAGGTCAAGGAACAGGACGTGTTCATGGGCGACTTCCCGTTGATGACCGAGAAGGGGACCTTCATTATTAATGGAGCCGAGAGAGTCATTGTCAGTCAATTGGTTCGCTCGCCCGGGGTGTACTTTGACATCCAACCCGATCCCAGCGGCAAACAGATTTACAGCGCCACCGTCATTCCGAACCGGGGGGCATGGCTGGAGTTCGAGACCGACGTCCAGGACCAGATCTGGGTGCGGGTCGACCGTACCCGCAAGATTCCGGCCACGGTGCTGATCAAAGCTTTGGGTTTTGGGAACAAGGCGCGCATCCTGGACCTCTTCGACCAGCACAAAAGCATTCAGGAAACCCTCAACAAGGACAACACCGACAGCGAGGAAGACGCCCTTATTGAGATCTACAAGCGCTTGCGGCCGGGAGAACCGCCGACCGCCGACAGTGCCCGTTCCCTCCTGGAAACCCTTTTCTTTGACCCGAAGCGGTACGACCTGGCGGCAGTCGGGCGCTACAAACTGTTCAAGAAGTTAAAGCACGGGGTACTTTACCGCTTCGACAAGGAGCAGAGCGGCCGGACCGAATTCGACCCCTACCTGAAGCAGGAAGTGCCGGTGGAGCGTGAGTTCATCCGTGAACTCACCCGCGAGGACATCCTGGCGACCGTCCGGTACCTGATCAGATTGATGCAGGGCGAGGGCCGGGCCGACGACATCGACCACCTGGGCAACCGCCGGTTGCGGTCGGTGGGCGAGTTGCTACAGAACCAGTTCCGGATCGGCCTGGCACGGATGGAACGGGTGGTGCGGGAGCGCATGACCATCCAGGACGTCGAGGTGATCACCCCGCAGGCCCTCATCAACATTCGCCCCGTGGTGGCGTCGATCAAGGAGTTTTTCGGTTCAAGCCAGTTGTCTCAGTTCATGGACCAGACCAACCCGCTGGCCGAGCTGACTCACAAGCGCCGGCTCTCGGCTCTGGGTCCGGGAGGCCTGTCCCGGGAGCGGGCCGGGTTTGAGGTCCGGGACGTGCACCATTCCCATTACGGCCGGGTGTGCCCGATTGAGACCCCGGAGGGTCCGAACATCGGCTTGATCGGGTCACTGACCACCTACGCGCGGGTGAACGAGTTCGGGTTTATCGAAACTCCCTACCAGAAAGTGGACAAAGAAAAACGGCGGGTCACCGAAGAGATCGTATACCTGACCGCCGACGAGGAAGAAGAATACGTGATCGCCCAGGCGAACGTGGAGTTGGACGAGAACGGGCACTTCGTGGAGAACAGGGTGGACTGCCGCTACCGGGGCGAGATCATGGTGGTAGACGCCGGCCGGGTCGACTACGTAGACGTATCGCCCAAGCAAGTGTTTTCCGTGGCGACGTCCCTGATTCCCTTCCTGGAGCACGACGACGCCAACCGGGCCCTGATGGGGGCCAACATGCAGCGTCAGGCTGTACCGCTTTTGATTTCCGAGGCCCCTTTCATCGGCACCGGTATCGAAGCAAAAGCGGCCTACGACTCCGGGGTGCTGGTGATCGCCGAAAGGGGCGGAGTCGCGGAGCGGGTGACTGCCACCGAGATCAAGATCCGTACCAGCTCCGGGGCGGTGGATCACTACCGCCTGACCAAATTCGGACGTTCCAACCAGGGCACCTGTTTCAACCAGCGCCCGATCATCTCCCGGGGCGATAGAATCGCGGCCGGGCAGGTGATTGCGGACGGCCCGTGTACCGACCACGGAGAACTGGCGCTGGGGCGGAATGTCCTGACCGCGTTCATGCCCTGGGAAGGTTACAATTATGAAGACGCGATTCTGGTGAGTGAGAAGCTCGTCAAGGAAGACCTTTACACCTCGATCCACATCGAGGAGTACGAGTGTGACGCCCGGGATACTAAACTGGGTCCGGAGGAGATCACCCGGGACATCCCCAACGTGGGGGACGAGGCTTTAAAGGACCTGGACGACCGGGGTGTGATCCGGATCGGGGCCGAGGTCCGGTCGGGTGACATCCTGGTCGGCAAGGTGACTCCCAAAGGTGAAACCGAGCTTACCGCCGAGGAACGGCTGCTCCGGGCGATCTTCGGGGAGAAGGCCCGCGAGGTCCGGGACACCTCGTTGCGGGTCCCGCACGGGGAATCGGGCAAAGTAGTGGACGTAAAAGTATTCTCCCGGGAAAACGGCGACGAGCTGCCCCCGGGAGTGAACCGGCTGGTGCGCGTGTACGTGGCCCAGAAACGGAAACTCTCCGAAGGCGACAAGATGGCCGGCCGCCATGGGAACAAGGGGGTCATCGCCCGGATCATGCCCGAGGAGGACATGCCCTTCATGCCGGACGGCACCCCGATTGAAGTGGTATTGAATCCCCTGGGGGTACCGTCCCGGATGAACATCGGCCAGGTGTTCGAATCCCACCTGGGGTGGGCGGCCAAGATCCTGGGCTACAATATCGCCACCCCGGTGTTCAGTGGCGCCAGTGAGGCCGAAATCATCCGGACTCTGGAGGAGTCCGGCCTGCCGACGGACGGTAAGGTGAGGCTGCGTGACGGGCGGACCGGGAAGGAATTTGACAACCCGGTGACCGTCGGCTACCTGTACATGCTGAAACTGGCCCACCTAGTGGACGACAAGATTCACGCCCGTTCCACTGGGCCGTATTCCCTGGTTACCCAGCAGCCGCTGGGGGGCAAGGCCCAGTTTGGCGGGCAGCGTTTCGGGGAAATGGAGGTCTGGGCGCTGGAGGCTTACGGTGCCGCCTATACCCTGCAAGAAATTCTAACGGTGAAGTCGGACGACGTGGTCGGCCGGGTGAAAACATACGAGGCCATCGTCAAGGGCGAAAACGTTCCCGAGCCCGGGGTGCCGGAGTCCTTCAAAGTACTGGTCAAGGAGCTGCAGAGCCTGGGTCTGGACGTCAAAGTCCTGACCGAGGAAAACACCGAGATCGAAATCAAGGAACTCGATGAGGATGTGACCGAAACCGGCAAGGAACTGGGACTCGACTTCCGGATGCCGGAGCCGAGAACCAAGGCGGTGTCCGTTGAAGAAGAGGATGATATCCAGGACGGCGGGGTTTTGCTGCACGACACGGAGGCACAGGCCGACGACGGAGACGAGGAGGACGAAGAGGAGCTCGAAAAGCCCCTGCGGGGCTTGTTCCCGCTGGTGGTTGAAGAGGAAGAGATTGATGAGGACGATGAACTCGGCGGGAGTTTTGAAGAAGAAGCTGACGGAGAAGAGGAAGGGGAGTCGGACGACAACTAG